A single Candidatus Poribacteria bacterium DNA region contains:
- a CDS encoding ABC transporter permease subunit (The N-terminal region of this protein, as described by TIGR01726, is a three transmembrane segment that identifies a subfamily of ABC transporter permease subunits, which specificities that include histidine, arginine, glutamine, glutamate, L-cystine (sic), the opines (in Agrobacterium) octopine and nopaline, etc.), which yields MNNNTHKIIPDKIPFYRDVRFLKVFFQILFLIGIILLAGFLYSNMLNGLRKQNLALNLSFLGSEAGFGISEGIAYDPSESYLKAFWVGVVNTIKVSIIGIVFATVLGFIFGIARLSSNWLIRNIATVYVEIFRNIPLLLQIFFWAALTRSLPTVRNSIIISDSIVLNVRGIYLPSFEPGTGFSAWLWYLLVGVILAVIVVLVFAVFRHFGQLSEPHHTDRPSFISNITFGVKWAAAPTFLIVAIAGLFLTSEAPFVVNRPVLQGFNYVGGMNLTPEFSALLIGLAVYTSAFIAEVVRSGIQAVVKGQREAARAVGLKESQVLRLIVIPQAIPIIVPPLTSQYLNLAKNSSLATAIGFPELLHIGHTMMNQTGQSIPIFGMVMVSYLIMSLTTSAFMNWYNYRITRIGRSR from the coding sequence ATGAATAATAATACACATAAGATCATACCAGATAAAATCCCATTCTATCGAGATGTTCGGTTTCTGAAAGTATTTTTCCAGATACTTTTCCTTATCGGCATCATTCTGTTAGCAGGATTCCTCTACTCGAATATGTTGAATGGACTCAGAAAACAGAATTTAGCTCTTAATCTATCCTTTTTAGGGAGCGAAGCAGGATTTGGAATATCTGAAGGGATTGCGTACGATCCTTCAGAATCATATCTCAAAGCATTTTGGGTTGGTGTTGTCAACACAATAAAGGTAAGTATCATAGGGATAGTATTTGCGACGGTATTAGGTTTCATCTTTGGAATTGCGCGGTTATCCAGCAATTGGTTAATCCGAAATATTGCTACTGTCTACGTAGAGATTTTTCGCAATATTCCGCTGCTATTACAGATTTTCTTCTGGGCTGCGCTAACGCGTTCGCTCCCTACGGTTCGCAACAGTATTATAATATCCGATAGCATAGTTTTAAACGTGCGCGGCATATACCTTCCCTCATTTGAACCGGGTACTGGATTTTCCGCTTGGTTGTGGTATCTGCTTGTCGGCGTTATCTTGGCGGTAATTGTTGTTTTGGTGTTTGCAGTATTTCGGCATTTCGGACAACTTAGTGAACCTCATCATACAGACCGTCCTTCCTTCATCTCTAATATAACCTTTGGCGTGAAGTGGGCTGCCGCGCCTACTTTTTTGATAGTCGCAATTGCAGGACTGTTTCTAACATCAGAAGCCCCATTTGTAGTAAACCGCCCTGTGCTTCAAGGGTTTAACTATGTCGGTGGGATGAACCTTACACCAGAGTTCTCCGCACTCTTAATTGGGCTCGCTGTCTATACAAGTGCGTTTATTGCAGAAGTTGTAAGAAGCGGTATACAAGCAGTGGTGAAAGGGCAACGGGAAGCAGCCAGAGCAGTTGGCCTAAAAGAATCGCAGGTACTACGATTAATTGTCATACCCCAAGCGATTCCAATTATTGTGCCACCGCTTACCAGTCAATATCTGAACCTTGCAAAGAACTCCAGTCTTGCCACTGCAATTGGTTTCCCGGAACTACTTCATATTGGACACACAATGATGAATCAGACGGGGCAATCCATTCCTATTTTCGGGATGGTCATGGTAAGTTATCTCATCATGAGTCTAACGACATCCGCCTTCATGAATTGGTACAACTACAGAATCACCCGAATTGGTCGATCAAGGTAG
- a CDS encoding amino acid ABC transporter substrate-binding protein, with the protein MRNKFLFRVSVLILAISLVTPLFADNHESILDKVKNRGKLVCGVHGGLPGFGFLGEDGKWSGFDADFGRAIAAAVLGDPSKVEFVPLNAAERFTALQTGEIDVLIRNTTWTLSRDAELSTDFTPPTFYDGQGFMLPKSLNIKSIKELAGASIGVTAGSTTELNLADTMRSLGLEFNPVVYEDIDTLYSSYDAGRVDVVTSDKSQLVARRKDLKNPDDHTILEATISKEPLGPLTIHGDNKWNDAVSWVVYATFFAEEHNITQQNVNTLETDNPEIKRFLGESGEMGKKLGLPKDWAKQIILAVGNYGEIFERNLTPIGLPRGVNKPWTQGGLLYAMPFR; encoded by the coding sequence GTGCGTAATAAATTTTTGTTTCGCGTCTCCGTGTTAATTTTAGCGATTTCATTAGTGACACCACTATTTGCAGACAATCACGAGAGTATCTTGGACAAAGTTAAAAACAGGGGGAAATTAGTCTGTGGCGTACACGGCGGTTTACCAGGGTTCGGTTTCCTTGGTGAAGATGGTAAATGGAGCGGTTTTGACGCAGATTTTGGACGTGCAATCGCTGCAGCCGTTCTTGGCGATCCGAGCAAAGTTGAATTTGTGCCCTTAAATGCTGCCGAACGGTTTACCGCACTTCAAACAGGTGAAATAGATGTCTTAATCCGAAATACCACATGGACGCTTAGCCGTGATGCCGAGTTGAGTACTGACTTCACACCACCAACATTTTACGACGGACAAGGTTTCATGCTGCCCAAATCTCTGAACATAAAATCTATTAAGGAGTTAGCAGGCGCAAGCATCGGTGTCACCGCAGGTAGCACAACCGAGTTAAACCTTGCAGATACGATGCGGTCTTTAGGGCTTGAATTCAATCCAGTTGTTTATGAGGATATTGACACCCTTTACAGTAGTTATGATGCAGGACGTGTGGATGTCGTTACCAGTGACAAATCCCAACTTGTTGCGCGGCGTAAGGACCTTAAAAACCCAGACGATCATACCATTCTGGAGGCAACCATATCAAAAGAACCTTTAGGGCCTCTCACGATTCACGGTGATAATAAGTGGAATGATGCTGTAAGTTGGGTCGTTTATGCCACGTTCTTTGCCGAAGAGCACAATATTACGCAGCAGAATGTCAACACCTTAGAAACCGATAATCCAGAAATCAAACGTTTTTTGGGTGAATCCGGTGAAATGGGAAAAAAACTTGGACTTCCTAAAGACTGGGCAAAACAGATTATTTTAGCCGTTGGTAACTATGGCGAAATCTTTGAGCGTAACCTCACACCCATCGGCTTGCCTCGTGGTGTTAATAAACCGTGGACGCAAGGTGGTTTGCTCTACGCAATGCCGTTCCGTTAG
- a CDS encoding tetratricopeptide repeat protein: protein MKKFIIAEICVLLALAGGFWLGRVTGNNTSYEHYYDNADKAWTAVKQLDAPPVGLDSPDKSRLREVRAAYREVFENYPDSLWADDAIYQLASRISRTDEEAFALFRRLINNYPDSEWADDSMYAIAFASYQIAEELKKTGTLESLDAYYDRALALFNQLIATYPGSELSEQAQFNTAMCYYGKDELNNALAQFDILRVPFSDSPLLYQILYVTGEIYLKKQEYENARIEFTNVVDSGDPDLAPLASFGIPQSYLAEGKYQEALEGYQKVIDLYPDTKAGQDAYFYMGWAYERLEKYDEAIAQLEKGIELFPRNENAANAQVYIAQIALVNKDIAAAIDAFQKVADNATYDYDTRRMAQYWVGKIYEDNSETDLAVAAYQKLLVEFPEPHKEATHASNNVNENYIQTLRSTGL from the coding sequence ATGAAGAAGTTCATAATCGCAGAAATCTGTGTTCTGCTTGCACTTGCTGGTGGTTTTTGGCTGGGGCGTGTCACTGGGAACAACACCAGTTACGAGCACTATTACGACAACGCAGATAAGGCGTGGACGGCGGTAAAGCAGCTTGACGCACCACCCGTCGGGCTTGATAGTCCCGATAAAAGCCGTTTGCGCGAAGTCCGAGCCGCATACCGTGAAGTTTTCGAGAACTACCCAGACAGCCTCTGGGCAGATGATGCGATCTATCAGCTCGCCTCACGTATTTCGCGGACCGATGAAGAGGCGTTCGCGCTTTTTCGACGACTCATCAACAATTACCCCGACAGTGAGTGGGCGGACGACTCGATGTACGCTATCGCTTTCGCCTCTTATCAGATTGCTGAGGAGTTAAAAAAGACTGGCACCCTTGAATCCCTTGATGCCTACTACGACCGCGCCCTCGCGCTTTTCAATCAATTAATCGCCACATATCCCGGCAGTGAACTCTCGGAACAAGCGCAGTTTAATACGGCAATGTGTTACTATGGGAAAGATGAATTGAACAATGCACTCGCACAGTTTGACATTCTTCGAGTACCCTTCAGTGATAGTCCGCTGCTCTATCAGATTTTATATGTTACTGGCGAGATTTACCTCAAGAAACAGGAATACGAAAACGCGCGCATTGAATTCACAAACGTCGTTGATTCCGGGGATCCCGATCTCGCACCCTTGGCAAGTTTCGGTATCCCGCAGTCTTATCTGGCGGAGGGCAAGTATCAGGAGGCACTTGAAGGCTATCAAAAGGTCATTGACCTCTATCCGGACACCAAAGCCGGGCAGGATGCCTACTTTTACATGGGATGGGCTTATGAAAGACTTGAGAAGTATGACGAAGCCATCGCCCAACTTGAAAAGGGGATCGAACTTTTCCCACGCAACGAAAATGCCGCTAACGCACAGGTTTACATCGCACAAATCGCCCTTGTAAACAAGGATATAGCAGCTGCTATTGATGCGTTTCAAAAAGTGGCGGATAATGCTACCTACGATTATGACACTCGACGGATGGCACAATATTGGGTCGGAAAAATTTATGAGGACAATAGTGAAACGGATTTAGCAGTGGCAGCATATCAGAAGCTGCTCGTGGAATTTCCAGAACCGCATAAAGAGGCAACGCATGCGTCGAATAATGTCAATGAGAATTATATACAAACCCTAAGAAGCACAGGACTCTAA
- a CDS encoding aminotransferase class I/II-fold pyridoxal phosphate-dependent enzyme, producing MTSQKKLGKATQAIHAGERPPSASEKSGTPLLPPIYQNSTFRFTTAAECAEAFRDEESGYIYTRWGNPTQEVLEKKLAVLEAGEAALATASGMGAVSTALLTALSDGGHVVAMENLYSGTFQILNEDLRRFGVETTFVDATDLSQIERAIRPDTKVLYLESPTNPLLKLIDLRASAELAKAHSVTTIIDNTFATPCGQQPIALGIDVVVHSMTKYLSGTGAVIAGAIVGQKEFITHAKTGALRNFGAVISPFNAWLTLQGITTLPLRFARHCENAMHVAAFLETHPAVAWVRYPGLPSHPQHELAKHQMEVFGGMITLELKDGRAAGEHFVNRLQRCALAVSLGDVRTLICHPASTTHSHVPAEIRQQIGITDGLVRISVGLEDVADIIADLKQALESCAS from the coding sequence ATGACATCTCAAAAAAAGTTAGGGAAAGCCACGCAAGCGATCCATGCGGGTGAAAGACCCCCCTCCGCCAGCGAAAAAAGTGGGACCCCCCTCCTACCGCCTATCTATCAGAACAGTACGTTCCGGTTCACGACAGCCGCTGAATGTGCGGAAGCGTTCCGAGACGAAGAGAGCGGTTATATCTATACCCGATGGGGTAACCCGACACAAGAGGTATTAGAAAAAAAACTTGCCGTACTTGAGGCAGGCGAAGCGGCACTCGCGACAGCATCGGGAATGGGAGCGGTGAGCACTGCCCTGCTTACGGCTCTATCTGATGGCGGACATGTTGTTGCCATGGAAAATCTTTATTCAGGGACGTTCCAAATCCTTAACGAAGATCTCCGACGCTTCGGTGTTGAAACGACATTCGTTGATGCTACCGACCTGTCGCAAATTGAACGCGCCATTAGACCTGACACGAAAGTCCTCTACCTTGAAAGTCCAACGAACCCACTCCTAAAACTGATTGACTTGCGGGCATCTGCCGAGCTTGCGAAAGCACACAGTGTGACCACAATTATTGATAATACGTTCGCGACCCCGTGTGGGCAGCAACCGATTGCTCTCGGTATTGATGTTGTCGTCCACAGTATGACGAAATATTTGAGTGGTACGGGGGCAGTGATTGCCGGTGCGATTGTCGGGCAAAAGGAATTTATTACGCACGCGAAAACAGGGGCACTGCGCAACTTCGGGGCAGTTATCAGTCCGTTTAACGCATGGCTAACGCTACAGGGGATCACAACGCTGCCATTGCGATTTGCGCGGCACTGCGAAAACGCGATGCACGTTGCGGCGTTCCTCGAAACACACCCAGCAGTCGCATGGGTTCGCTACCCCGGTTTGCCGAGCCATCCGCAACATGAACTCGCTAAACACCAAATGGAGGTGTTTGGGGGCATGATCACACTGGAACTGAAAGATGGACGTGCCGCGGGCGAACACTTCGTCAATCGCCTTCAACGCTGCGCGCTTGCAGTCAGTCTGGGAGACGTACGTACCCTAATTTGTCATCCTGCGTCAACAACGCATTCACACGTCCCTGCCGAAATTCGTCAGCAGATCGGAATTACAGACGGTTTGGTCAGAATCTCTGTCGGTCTGGAGGACGTTGCGGATATTATCGCCGACCTCAAGCAGGCGTTAGAGTCCTGTGCTTCTTAG
- a CDS encoding SCP2 sterol-binding domain-containing protein gives MAIFETSEQLYSYMSELFAEIATLPEAQEALKSLTLTVQFNYTVPDCTITLTAANGEYSIICGMSDNPTPDVELTMTGDVAHKFWTGELNVMGAITTREIGISGSLGKVMRLAPLIKTAVRYNRDRETGCDS, from the coding sequence ATGGCTATTTTTGAAACATCGGAACAACTCTATAGTTATATGAGTGAACTGTTTGCAGAAATCGCAACGCTACCAGAAGCACAAGAAGCACTCAAATCCCTGACGCTGACCGTCCAGTTTAACTACACTGTGCCTGATTGTACAATAACGCTAACAGCGGCAAATGGCGAATATAGTATCATCTGCGGTATGTCCGATAACCCAACGCCAGATGTTGAACTCACTATGACAGGCGATGTGGCACACAAATTTTGGACGGGCGAACTCAACGTCATGGGTGCCATAACCACACGCGAAATTGGTATCAGCGGTTCCCTTGGTAAGGTGATGCGCCTCGCACCACTCATTAAAACAGCAGTTCGCTATAACCGCGATCGAGAAACCGGTTGCGATTCTTAA
- a CDS encoding phytanoyl-CoA dioxygenase family protein, which yields METDNLLETVEPYVTQLREEGWCVLENVIPADVVDEVRDEVETSEADYNEFSKEHGRWERNVISFMPKFAAHLASERLLTTIQQLLGPQVRISQTEYKIRPPHYELVRAYHSDFPYDLNQKWHISQPFPSAVIGITTLWMLSEFTTENGGTWIVPKTHVDLRNPRGKEDGIGDRNPLEGEMQAIGGAGSVLIMDSRIWHSNAENPSAGKRTAVVVRYAPWWLNLELFGVNTATIPGETFDQLPDDVKMLYEHRAENREPTVWV from the coding sequence ATGGAAACCGATAATTTGTTAGAAACAGTTGAACCTTATGTTACGCAGTTGCGGGAAGAAGGTTGGTGCGTCTTGGAGAACGTTATTCCCGCCGATGTCGTTGACGAGGTTCGTGATGAGGTCGAAACCTCAGAAGCAGACTATAATGAATTCAGCAAAGAACACGGTAGATGGGAACGCAACGTTATCAGTTTCATGCCGAAGTTTGCCGCGCATCTCGCGAGCGAGCGGCTTCTCACGACTATCCAGCAGCTGCTGGGACCCCAGGTCCGTATCTCGCAGACTGAGTATAAGATTCGTCCCCCGCATTATGAATTAGTGCGGGCGTATCACTCCGATTTCCCGTATGATCTGAACCAGAAGTGGCACATCTCACAGCCGTTTCCGAGTGCTGTCATCGGTATCACGACCCTCTGGATGCTCTCTGAGTTTACGACAGAGAACGGCGGTACTTGGATTGTGCCTAAGACGCATGTAGACCTTCGCAACCCCAGAGGTAAAGAGGACGGTATCGGCGACCGGAACCCGCTTGAGGGTGAAATGCAAGCCATTGGAGGTGCCGGGAGTGTCCTTATCATGGACAGCCGAATTTGGCACTCCAACGCAGAAAATCCGAGTGCAGGCAAACGGACGGCGGTCGTCGTCAGATACGCACCGTGGTGGCTGAACTTGGAACTCTTTGGGGTCAATACTGCCACGATTCCGGGTGAGACGTTTGATCAGTTACCCGATGATGTCAAAATGCTCTACGAACACCGCGCAGAAAACCGAGAACCAACTGTCTGGGTCTAA
- a CDS encoding VOC family protein, which translates to MSTTLVHIGVRTTDLEKSIRFWRDALGLSVFSTMNGCYDLTDGYHNFRVFQHRGPERPEHVGGMLDYLHIGVRVPNLREAAQRCEDLGFEITWEGLDGSNPYDPNSDELPSVAFKVEDPDGIVVDITEQDDQWPGVDIESKS; encoded by the coding sequence ATGTCAACAACACTCGTACACATCGGTGTCCGCACGACCGATCTGGAGAAGAGCATCCGTTTCTGGCGCGATGCCCTCGGATTGAGTGTCTTCTCAACGATGAACGGCTGCTACGATCTCACCGATGGTTATCACAATTTCCGTGTATTTCAACACCGCGGTCCCGAACGTCCCGAACACGTCGGCGGAATGTTAGATTACCTCCACATCGGCGTTCGTGTGCCAAACTTGCGAGAAGCCGCGCAACGGTGTGAAGACCTCGGATTTGAGATCACTTGGGAAGGTTTAGATGGCAGCAACCCTTACGATCCCAATTCGGACGAACTGCCCTCAGTTGCTTTCAAGGTGGAAGACCCCGACGGTATCGTCGTTGATATTACCGAGCAAGACGATCAGTGGCCCGGTGTCGATATCGAAAGCAAGAGTTAA
- a CDS encoding zinc metallopeptidase: MFWGFFDPLYFIIIAPGLALSLYATFRTKSTFSKYSKVGSRSGLTGAEAAELMLRRQGVNGVRIERSGGWLSDHYDPGKKALRLSDDVYSSQSLSAIGVACHEAGHAMQDAHNYGMLGLRTALVPATNFSSTFAYILLIAGVFLQFTGLIFLGVCLFSVGVVFSLITLPVEWDASKRAKVAMDEAGMLSPEENRHASKVLNAAFLTYLAAALTSLLTLAYYLIRLGVFGGDE, encoded by the coding sequence ATGTTTTGGGGTTTCTTTGACCCACTGTATTTTATAATTATTGCGCCGGGTCTGGCATTGTCTCTATATGCGACGTTTCGCACAAAATCGACATTCTCAAAATATTCAAAAGTCGGATCGCGTAGTGGATTGACGGGAGCAGAAGCCGCTGAGTTGATGCTAAGGAGACAAGGTGTCAACGGTGTACGAATCGAACGCTCTGGTGGATGGCTCAGCGACCACTACGATCCGGGTAAGAAGGCGTTGCGATTGTCCGATGATGTCTATTCGAGCCAATCGCTCTCTGCAATAGGGGTCGCCTGTCATGAAGCGGGGCACGCGATGCAGGATGCGCACAATTACGGCATGTTAGGTCTGCGGACTGCGCTTGTTCCTGCGACTAATTTCAGTTCAACCTTTGCGTATATTTTGCTGATAGCAGGAGTCTTTCTCCAGTTCACAGGCTTGATATTCCTGGGCGTCTGCCTATTTTCAGTGGGTGTCGTTTTTTCGCTGATAACGCTTCCCGTTGAATGGGATGCCAGCAAACGGGCAAAAGTCGCAATGGATGAAGCAGGGATGCTTTCGCCAGAAGAAAATCGACACGCCAGTAAGGTGCTTAACGCTGCATTTTTGACATACCTCGCAGCGGCATTGACAAGTCTTCTTACACTGGCGTATTATCTGATACGGTTGGGCGTATTCGGTGGCGATGAATAA
- a CDS encoding amidohydrolase family protein translates to MLKIIDTHQHLWDTENLEYPWLEDFDLLEKQYTAEDYRAAIGDLNVVKSVHVEGDPAETDVVKEVEWLTEIAETDGMIGAIAAAAPLEKPNAEAILAQLVGFGLVVGVRRMAWHHPDPRFYASPELISGVKLLTKFDLSFELCANHAQLPAAIELVKATPDVRHALNHCGGPDIKGGQFEPWATHIRELAAFENVHCKVSGIVTTASENWTREELKPYIRHLIEAFGYERLMFGSDWPVCTLAATYQEWVDALLWAVEDASDAEKSRLFYENASEFYSI, encoded by the coding sequence ATGCTTAAAATAATTGATACGCACCAACACCTCTGGGATACTGAAAACTTGGAATACCCGTGGCTTGAGGATTTTGACCTGTTGGAGAAACAGTATACAGCGGAAGACTATCGCGCGGCGATTGGTGATCTTAATGTCGTCAAGTCGGTTCATGTTGAAGGGGATCCTGCTGAAACGGATGTCGTCAAAGAGGTCGAGTGGCTGACGGAGATCGCTGAGACGGATGGGATGATAGGCGCAATCGCGGCGGCGGCACCGTTGGAAAAACCGAACGCCGAGGCTATCCTTGCGCAGCTTGTAGGCTTCGGACTTGTCGTAGGAGTACGTCGGATGGCGTGGCATCATCCCGACCCGCGGTTCTATGCGAGTCCTGAGCTGATTAGCGGCGTGAAATTGCTGACGAAATTTGATCTTTCATTTGAACTCTGTGCGAACCATGCGCAGCTGCCAGCGGCGATCGAACTCGTCAAGGCGACACCAGATGTACGGCACGCGCTTAACCATTGCGGGGGACCGGATATAAAGGGTGGGCAATTTGAACCCTGGGCGACCCATATCCGTGAACTCGCCGCTTTTGAGAATGTCCACTGCAAGGTATCAGGGATCGTGACGACCGCAAGCGAGAATTGGACACGCGAGGAGCTCAAGCCGTATATCCGACATCTGATAGAGGCATTCGGCTATGAGCGACTGATGTTTGGGAGTGATTGGCCCGTCTGCACGCTGGCAGCGACATATCAGGAGTGGGTAGACGCACTCTTATGGGCTGTCGAAGATGCCTCGGATGCAGAGAAAAGCAGACTCTTTTACGAAAACGCTTCGGAATTCTATTCGATATAA
- a CDS encoding SPOR domain-containing protein, which translates to MQFNFIRRSGQKLLLRIIRKIVLVGVILAVVPVSAGASSIAHRDIFVGASARAVGMGSAFTAGPSANNGFLWNPSSLGFMDGAEVNMGAMPLAGSTSSSEQTFSVAANPNTLGITDRNFGNLSFATWLDGWGSDITESTQIVLLGYGLAFGKNASAGANLRYYQNNTPFRTNFLWSVDLGMQFAYPLEKWGDTVRVGLNFSELSNGIREEGVLLESIPLAARFGTTYELGKDTLFSADFAVRGENNINWGERLRFHVGAERWLINGHFGVRLGYTTLTTLDTLWSGELARGFSFRNSTGQLDYAYVTGTELEQNVHWISATLRWGRSDTKPAAVVIPPEVVKTEETPAAPILMPATLTPTVTPPETITVELQLSVLTISPNNDGIADNTIFRFDLQETKNSQPVASSILKWQLNIRDEYTESIWEKSGTGVPAEGIVWNGIANTGSLVPDGNYEVQLHLLDAQGKPHLKDSKKLAVDLIPTTLELSGKTPTTVGVKTWDMSPIAHWKFELFDTADTLVEQLEGEGSPPEEIALSKVTAQPAATYTCKLHVQDIAGNQSTQQAELQLGTGSQPTAAATPTASAGKLTLMVGSFAQSNNAEMLAENLAWMYPDEKVQIYTAVVDARTMHRVTIGEFNARAEAADLKQHIQETQGVEPVLITIQ; encoded by the coding sequence ATGCAATTCAATTTTATTAGACGTAGCGGACAAAAGTTGCTGCTGCGAATCATACGAAAGATCGTTTTGGTTGGGGTAATCTTGGCAGTCGTCCCTGTTAGTGCGGGTGCTTCGAGTATAGCGCACCGTGATATTTTTGTCGGTGCGAGTGCACGCGCAGTCGGTATGGGGAGTGCTTTTACGGCAGGACCCTCCGCAAACAACGGTTTCCTCTGGAATCCGTCTTCATTAGGATTTATGGACGGTGCGGAAGTGAACATGGGTGCGATGCCGCTTGCGGGAAGCACCTCAAGCAGTGAACAGACATTCTCTGTTGCAGCGAACCCGAACACACTCGGTATAACGGACAGAAATTTCGGGAATCTCTCCTTCGCAACGTGGCTTGACGGCTGGGGCAGCGACATAACCGAATCCACACAGATTGTGCTTCTGGGATATGGACTGGCGTTCGGAAAAAACGCCTCGGCAGGTGCGAACCTACGTTACTATCAGAACAACACACCTTTCCGAACGAATTTTCTATGGAGCGTAGATTTAGGGATGCAGTTTGCCTATCCATTGGAAAAATGGGGTGATACGGTGCGGGTTGGTCTCAACTTCTCCGAATTGAGTAACGGTATTCGAGAGGAGGGCGTACTTCTTGAGAGTATCCCCTTAGCTGCACGTTTCGGCACAACGTACGAATTAGGTAAGGATACACTCTTTTCCGCCGATTTTGCTGTCCGAGGTGAGAACAACATAAATTGGGGAGAACGCCTCCGATTCCATGTCGGTGCAGAACGCTGGCTCATCAATGGACACTTCGGGGTACGCCTCGGTTATACCACTTTAACCACGCTTGACACACTCTGGAGTGGCGAATTAGCACGAGGCTTCAGCTTCCGAAATTCCACAGGACAACTTGATTATGCTTATGTGACTGGCACTGAATTAGAGCAAAATGTCCATTGGATCTCTGCGACCTTACGCTGGGGTCGGAGCGATACCAAACCTGCAGCAGTCGTCATACCCCCTGAGGTTGTTAAAACCGAGGAAACGCCAGCCGCGCCGATTCTGATGCCAGCAACGCTCACACCGACTGTAACGCCCCCTGAGACAATCACAGTAGAATTACAACTTTCAGTGCTCACAATTTCACCCAATAACGATGGTATTGCCGATAACACGATTTTTCGCTTTGATCTCCAAGAAACTAAGAATTCGCAACCCGTTGCGAGTAGCATCTTAAAGTGGCAGTTGAACATCCGTGATGAATATACCGAAAGTATCTGGGAAAAATCTGGGACAGGCGTACCGGCAGAAGGTATCGTCTGGAATGGCATCGCGAACACCGGTAGTCTGGTTCCTGATGGTAACTACGAGGTGCAACTGCATCTTCTTGACGCGCAAGGGAAACCGCACTTAAAAGATAGCAAGAAACTCGCAGTAGACCTCATTCCTACGACATTAGAGCTCTCCGGAAAAACACCGACAACGGTCGGCGTGAAAACGTGGGATATGAGTCCAATCGCACATTGGAAATTTGAACTCTTTGACACGGCGGATACACTCGTTGAACAGTTGGAAGGAGAAGGCTCGCCGCCTGAGGAAATCGCTTTAAGCAAAGTGACAGCGCAGCCAGCTGCGACTTACACTTGTAAACTGCACGTTCAGGACATCGCCGGGAATCAGAGTACACAACAAGCGGAACTACAACTCGGTACAGGCAGTCAGCCGACAGCAGCGGCAACACCAACAGCATCAGCAGGAAAATTAACGCTGATGGTCGGTTCTTTTGCGCAATCCAATAATGCCGAAATGTTGGCTGAGAATTTGGCGTGGATGTATCCAGATGAAAAGGTGCAGATATACACGGCTGTTGTCGACGCGAGGACGATGCATCGGGTAACGATTGGCGAATTTAACGCGCGGGCAGAAGCAGCGGATCTCAAGCAGCACATCCAAGAGACACAAGGCGTTGAACCGGTGTTGATTACGATTCAGTAG